One window from the genome of Chlamydiales bacterium STE3 encodes:
- a CDS encoding putative transposase (Product derived from UniProtKB/Trembl:D6YS50), whose protein sequence is MSLACPSCNSTTIKKNGHIYSGKQNHQCLSCGRQFVLNPEKKSIPEEERVKIRQALLERVSLEGICRIFNVSMPWLLRFMDEIIHELSENLNANVIENEELEIATIELDEQWSYVGKKKNPQWLWLVFHSATRQVLAMHVGKRDKASAECLLAKLPEDIKKKPSFIQINSQCITKLFLGFNIVLSVKSRVKRATLKDLITPLDKDVLGS, encoded by the coding sequence ATGAGCTTAGCATGTCCTTCGTGCAATTCAACAACTATCAAGAAAAATGGGCATATTTATAGTGGAAAGCAAAACCATCAATGCCTTTCATGTGGCAGGCAATTTGTTCTCAATCCAGAGAAAAAGTCTATTCCAGAAGAAGAAAGGGTAAAAATTAGACAAGCATTGCTTGAAAGAGTTTCTCTCGAAGGGATTTGTAGAATTTTTAATGTCAGCATGCCTTGGTTACTAAGGTTTATGGATGAAATTATTCATGAACTCTCAGAAAATCTAAATGCAAATGTTATTGAAAATGAAGAGCTTGAGATAGCCACTATTGAATTGGATGAGCAGTGGAGTTATGTCGGGAAAAAGAAAAACCCTCAATGGCTATGGCTTGTTTTTCACAGTGCTACAAGACAAGTTTTAGCTATGCATGTGGGGAAAAGGGATAAGGCATCGGCAGAGTGTTTATTAGCAAAGCTTCCTGAAGATATAAAAAAAAAGCCCTCTTTTATACAGATAAATTCTCAGTGTATTACGAAGTTATTCCTTGGCTTCAACATAGTCCTGTCGGTAAAGAGTCGGGTAAAACGAGCTACATTGAAAGATTTAATAACACCCTTAGACAAAGATGTTCTCGGCTCGTGA
- a CDS encoding Uncharacterized protein (Product derived from UniProtKB/Trembl:F8KVP3) has product MKIKCIYNRNKSSPLYPKKISTINDTKNPSAILSKEFIVYAIEIWQGIPHYCINNYDEKTPFTQFSADFDLEIHPCSCFEIIDNRISRYWTFIHHNNMEASMWAFPEWTNGWIYINEENDYVNEGFYDRLIYGGQKENKIFSKYKEAMDLEFPDNSVTKFAQIGDPNWLLCPFCHDGFENSNKIDALIKCPTCKKISRNPRYENKWPHLDL; this is encoded by the coding sequence ATGAAAATTAAATGTATCTATAATAGAAATAAGAGTTCTCCTTTATATCCTAAAAAAATATCTACTATCAATGATACAAAAAATCCCTCAGCCATTTTATCCAAAGAGTTTATTGTTTATGCTATAGAAATTTGGCAGGGCATACCTCATTATTGTATAAATAATTATGATGAAAAGACTCCTTTTACACAATTTTCTGCAGACTTCGATCTTGAGATTCACCCTTGCTCATGCTTTGAAATAATTGATAATAGAATTTCTCGATATTGGACTTTTATCCATCATAATAATATGGAAGCCTCTATGTGGGCTTTTCCTGAATGGACTAATGGATGGATCTATATTAACGAAGAAAATGATTATGTAAATGAGGGTTTTTATGATCGCCTAATTTATGGGGGCCAGAAAGAGAATAAAATTTTTTCAAAGTACAAAGAAGCTATGGATTTAGAGTTTCCCGATAACTCCGTTACCAAATTTGCCCAAATAGGCGATCCAAATTGGTTATTATGTCCCTTTTGTCACGATGGTTTTGAAAATTCAAATAAGATAGATGCGTTAATAAAATGCCCAACTTGTAAAAAAATATCTCGCAATCCTCGATATGAAAATAAATGGCCCCACCTTGATTTATAG